A stretch of the Balneola vulgaris DSM 17893 genome encodes the following:
- a CDS encoding lysylphosphatidylglycerol synthase transmembrane domain-containing protein translates to MSTDTIHTSKPQNFISKKYLVLSISLSVATMAGVIWYTYTPGVLDHLALKRLPGLGIAVVVSFLRVWFSAAKIRFLSEKTIGWFASFRIMLAWDFTSAVTPSTIGGAPMATYAMTKEGLKLGSATAIILYGVLLDQIWFATAIPILLIAGAFYEVVPPEIGLVGEASMVLLYIGLLSYASLLAYGVLVNPAAIKKVVLVIFRLPFLRKYKDKVAEEAENLEVYAHQLKEKPPSFLLKAFFLSTMSWVCRIALATIVVLSLLPAPEVLSVLRSLAMNLAFLVVPTPGGSGGVEGLFVLFQGPLIARQSFIGLAVFLWRIISYYITIALGMMATTWYINRSVVENSNSDD, encoded by the coding sequence TTGAGCACAGACACTATACATACATCTAAACCTCAGAACTTTATATCCAAAAAGTATCTGGTTCTATCGATTAGCTTGAGTGTTGCTACTATGGCGGGGGTAATATGGTATACCTATACCCCAGGTGTGTTAGATCATTTGGCTTTGAAACGATTGCCAGGACTTGGTATCGCGGTAGTGGTTTCATTTCTTCGAGTATGGTTTTCAGCTGCAAAAATCCGCTTCCTATCTGAAAAAACCATTGGATGGTTTGCTTCCTTTCGGATTATGTTGGCATGGGATTTTACCAGTGCAGTAACCCCATCAACTATAGGTGGGGCCCCCATGGCAACCTATGCTATGACAAAAGAGGGGCTTAAACTAGGTTCAGCCACAGCCATTATTTTATATGGGGTTTTATTAGATCAAATATGGTTTGCAACGGCAATACCGATTCTACTCATAGCTGGTGCATTTTATGAAGTAGTTCCACCAGAAATAGGTTTGGTTGGAGAAGCCTCTATGGTGCTCTTATATATTGGCTTACTGAGTTATGCGAGTTTACTTGCCTATGGAGTATTAGTGAATCCGGCGGCTATTAAAAAAGTAGTTCTGGTTATTTTCAGACTACCCTTTTTGAGAAAGTACAAAGATAAGGTAGCCGAAGAAGCAGAGAATTTAGAAGTATATGCCCATCAGCTAAAAGAAAAACCACCATCATTTTTATTGAAAGCATTCTTCTTATCCACAATGTCGTGGGTATGTAGAATTGCACTTGCTACCATTGTAGTATTGAGTTTATTACCAGCTCCCGAAGTCCTTTCTGTATTGAGAAGTTTAGCGATGAACTTGGCCTTTTTAGTGGTTCCAACACCTGGCGGTAGTGGGGGAGTTGAAGGACTGTTTGTGTTATTTCAAGGTCCGCTAATAGCAAGGCAGTCATTTATTGGATTAGCCGTATTCCTATGGAGGATAATCAGTTACTATATCACTATTGCCTTAGGTATGATGGCTACAACGTGGTATATCAATCGTTCTGTTGTTGAGAACTCCAATTCCGATGACTAA
- a CDS encoding class I fructose-bisphosphate aldolase, whose amino-acid sequence MSLGTKSIEELLGSEASYLLDHVSQTISKDRLVKPSASYVDDVWYHSDRNNRVLGNLQWLLDHGRLGGTGYVSILPVDQGIEHSGGASFAKNPDYFDPEHIVKLAIEAGCNGVASTFGALASVSRKYAHKIPFIVKINHNELLTYPNSFDQIMFGNIEQAYNMGAAAVGATIYFGSEESGRQIQEVADAFAYAHELGMATILWCYMRNSAFKVDGVDYHTSADLTGQANHIGVTVGADIIKQKQPNVNGGYTAMNASESFGKTDDLVYSELSSDHPIDLTRYQVINCYAGRAGLINSGGASGNNDFADAVKTAIINKRAGGMGLISGRKAFQRPLKEGIQLLNMIQDVYLNDEITLA is encoded by the coding sequence ATGTCACTTGGAACTAAAAGTATCGAAGAGCTTCTTGGAAGTGAAGCATCATACTTACTAGACCACGTTAGTCAAACTATAAGCAAAGATCGTTTGGTTAAGCCATCTGCAAGCTATGTGGATGATGTATGGTACCATTCAGATCGCAACAACAGAGTTTTAGGTAACCTACAATGGTTGCTAGATCACGGGAGACTTGGAGGAACAGGGTACGTTTCTATTTTACCTGTAGATCAAGGTATTGAGCATTCAGGAGGTGCTTCATTTGCTAAGAACCCAGATTACTTTGACCCAGAGCATATCGTAAAGCTTGCCATTGAGGCTGGGTGTAATGGTGTAGCTTCAACATTTGGAGCCTTAGCTAGTGTATCAAGAAAGTATGCACATAAAATCCCTTTTATTGTAAAGATCAATCACAATGAGTTACTGACCTATCCAAACTCATTCGATCAAATTATGTTTGGTAACATCGAGCAAGCGTATAACATGGGCGCTGCTGCTGTAGGTGCTACTATTTATTTCGGTTCGGAAGAAAGTGGCCGTCAGATTCAAGAAGTAGCAGACGCTTTTGCATATGCACACGAGCTTGGAATGGCTACCATTTTATGGTGCTACATGCGTAACAGTGCATTTAAAGTAGACGGTGTTGATTACCACACTTCAGCAGATTTAACAGGCCAAGCTAACCACATCGGTGTTACTGTTGGTGCTGATATCATCAAGCAAAAGCAGCCCAATGTGAATGGTGGTTATACGGCTATGAATGCATCTGAGAGCTTCGGTAAAACTGATGATTTAGTGTATTCTGAACTGAGTTCTGATCACCCAATCGACTTAACACGTTACCAAGTAATTAACTGTTATGCAGGCCGTGCTGGTTTAATTAACTCAGGTGGTGCATCAGGTAATAACGATTTTGCTGACGCTGTTAAAACGGCCATCATCAACAAAAGAGCTGGTGGCATGGGTTTAATTAGTGGTCGTAAAGCTTTCCAACGTCCATTGAAAGAAGGTATTCAGTTATTGAATATGATTCAGGACGTGTATTTAAACGACGAAATTACTTTAGCGTAA
- the dusB gene encoding tRNA dihydrouridine synthase DusB, which translates to MKIDDLQLPEKPLFLAPMEDVTDSPFRQICRQKGADIVFTEFISSEALIRDSEVALHKMSYNEIERPFGIQIFGGREEAMHGAAQVALNNNPDVVDINFGCPVYKVVNKGAGAACLKDLAMMERMAGTVVDAVKDRPVTVKTRLGWDDNTIRIQEVALMLQKIGVKALTVHARTRAQKYKGDARWEFLKKLKNTPGLEIPIIGNGDVTTPQLAQKMFDETGVDGVMIGRGAIGNPWIFEQSRHYIETGELLPEPTLEQKLQTCAHQLRLSVEHQGERYGVIIMKKHYGQYLKGVRNGKKLRLELMKYDTMDPILEILLNFKEEEFYALS; encoded by the coding sequence ATGAAAATTGACGATCTACAATTACCCGAAAAACCACTTTTTTTAGCCCCAATGGAAGACGTTACGGACTCCCCGTTTCGTCAAATTTGCCGCCAGAAGGGAGCAGATATTGTATTCACTGAGTTCATCAGTTCTGAAGCGTTAATACGTGATTCAGAAGTTGCGCTGCATAAAATGAGTTATAATGAAATCGAACGCCCTTTTGGAATTCAAATATTTGGAGGGCGTGAAGAAGCGATGCATGGAGCTGCTCAAGTGGCCCTAAATAACAATCCAGATGTGGTTGATATCAACTTTGGGTGCCCCGTTTATAAAGTGGTAAATAAAGGAGCCGGTGCGGCTTGTCTTAAAGATCTAGCCATGATGGAACGCATGGCAGGCACGGTTGTAGATGCTGTAAAAGATCGCCCCGTTACTGTAAAAACACGCCTCGGCTGGGACGACAACACCATTCGTATTCAAGAAGTAGCATTGATGCTTCAAAAAATTGGAGTGAAAGCACTCACCGTTCACGCTCGAACTCGTGCCCAAAAATACAAAGGCGATGCTCGATGGGAGTTTCTAAAAAAACTCAAAAATACTCCCGGTCTTGAAATTCCTATTATTGGTAATGGCGATGTTACCACACCTCAACTCGCCCAAAAAATGTTTGATGAAACAGGTGTTGATGGAGTAATGATTGGTCGAGGTGCAATTGGTAACCCATGGATTTTTGAACAATCTCGCCATTACATTGAAACGGGTGAATTACTTCCTGAACCAACCTTAGAGCAAAAACTTCAGACCTGTGCTCATCAACTTCGACTGTCTGTTGAACATCAAGGCGAACGTTACGGTGTCATCATTATGAAGAAGCACTATGGGCAGTACCTAAAAGGAGTTAGAAATGGTAAAAAACTTCGTTTAGAGCTCATGAAGTACGACACGATGGATCCTATTTTAGAAATTCTACTGAACTTCAAAGAAGAAGAGTTTTACGCTTTAAGCTAG
- the serS gene encoding serine--tRNA ligase — translation MLDINFIKENKEIVKKGMIDKGEKDSSLVDQVIAKDEEWRSQVHKVDALRSESNAKAKQIGALMGQGKKEEAQAIIAETSKDKDTIKQLEEQLKTLQEEREELLLRIPNVPHPSVPVGASENDNETFATWGEPNKEEWRKPHWDIVERYGWVDFERGVKVTGAGFPFYVGPVAQLQRALINYFINEAGDAGYTELQAPYFVNEDSARGTGQIPDKEDMMYVVPRDEFFAIPTAEVPVTNFHRDEILSEEQLPVKYVCYTPCWRREAGSYGKDVRGLNRLHQFDKVELVKIVKPEESYEELESLRLHSEKLLQALELPYRTLLMCTGDMGFTQTKKYDLEVWSPGQQRWLEVSSCSNFESFQARRMQLRYRKEEKKTEMVHTLNGSALALPRVVSAILEAYQEENGKVRVPEVLKPFLGRDYL, via the coding sequence ATGTTAGACATCAACTTTATAAAAGAAAACAAGGAAATTGTAAAAAAGGGCATGATCGATAAAGGTGAAAAAGACTCATCTTTGGTTGATCAAGTTATCGCAAAAGACGAAGAATGGAGATCACAAGTCCATAAAGTTGATGCATTGCGAAGCGAAAGTAATGCCAAAGCAAAGCAAATTGGTGCGTTGATGGGGCAAGGTAAAAAGGAAGAAGCTCAGGCTATAATTGCGGAGACTTCAAAAGATAAAGACACCATTAAGCAACTTGAAGAACAGCTTAAGACGCTTCAAGAGGAGCGAGAAGAATTGTTACTTCGTATTCCTAATGTGCCACACCCTTCTGTTCCTGTAGGGGCTTCTGAAAACGACAATGAGACGTTTGCTACTTGGGGAGAGCCAAATAAAGAAGAGTGGAGGAAGCCACATTGGGATATCGTGGAGCGATATGGTTGGGTAGATTTCGAGCGTGGTGTTAAAGTAACAGGTGCTGGTTTCCCATTCTATGTTGGGCCGGTAGCTCAGCTTCAGCGAGCTTTGATTAATTATTTTATTAATGAAGCAGGAGATGCAGGTTATACTGAATTACAAGCTCCATATTTCGTAAATGAAGATTCAGCGCGAGGTACAGGTCAAATTCCTGACAAAGAGGATATGATGTATGTAGTGCCTAGGGATGAGTTTTTTGCTATTCCTACTGCAGAGGTGCCGGTTACAAACTTCCACCGCGATGAGATATTAAGTGAAGAGCAACTTCCAGTTAAGTACGTATGTTATACCCCATGCTGGCGACGTGAAGCGGGTTCTTACGGAAAAGATGTTCGTGGATTAAATCGCCTGCATCAGTTTGATAAAGTTGAGTTGGTTAAAATCGTTAAGCCTGAAGAATCATACGAGGAATTGGAAAGTCTTCGCCTTCATTCTGAAAAACTACTACAAGCATTAGAACTCCCTTACAGAACCTTATTGATGTGTACGGGCGATATGGGCTTCACCCAAACAAAAAAATATGATTTAGAAGTTTGGAGTCCAGGACAACAGCGTTGGTTGGAAGTGAGCTCTTGCTCAAATTTTGAAAGCTTCCAAGCTCGAAGAATGCAGCTTCGCTATCGGAAAGAGGAAAAGAAAACAGAGATGGTTCATACCTTAAATGGATCGGCGCTGGCATTACCAAGAGTGGTAAGTGCAATCTTAGAAGCGTACCAAGAAGAGAATGGAAAGGTACGTGTGCCGGAAGTACTGAAGCCTTTCTTAGGAAGAGATTACTTATAA
- a CDS encoding Lrp/AsnC family transcriptional regulator, translating into MSNLLDDIDIAILNHLQENGRAQRNKIAEMVGLSVPSVSERMRKLEEKGLISSYNAVLDAKAFHFDITAFIFVQVDGSENYPSFVEEAATEKEILECHSITGDGSHFLKVRTKNTSSFERLLSRIQSWKGVSKTRSNLVLSSFKETRSLPIEQATEIIK; encoded by the coding sequence ATGAGCAACTTACTTGATGATATAGACATCGCCATTTTAAATCATTTACAAGAGAACGGTAGAGCACAGAGAAATAAAATAGCAGAAATGGTTGGCTTAAGTGTGCCATCGGTTTCAGAACGAATGCGAAAATTAGAAGAAAAGGGGCTTATATCGAGCTATAATGCGGTTTTAGATGCCAAAGCCTTTCACTTTGATATCACTGCATTCATATTCGTTCAGGTAGATGGTTCCGAGAATTATCCCTCATTTGTGGAAGAAGCAGCTACTGAAAAGGAAATTTTAGAATGTCATTCTATAACTGGTGATGGCTCACATTTCTTAAAAGTGCGCACTAAAAACACCTCCTCATTTGAACGCTTACTTTCTCGTATTCAATCATGGAAAGGCGTAAGTAAAACCCGTTCGAACCTCGTTCTATCTAGTTTTAAGGAAACTCGTTCGTTGCCTATTGAGCAAGCAACTGAGATTATTAAATAA
- a CDS encoding sigma-54 interaction domain-containing protein, with translation MDREVFQEQFGLLGTSNEMRQVIDKIMQVAKTDISVLLQGESGVGKDVTARAIHALSERKRNNLIIVNCGAIPEGIIESELFGHEKGAFTGANESREGYFEKANGGTIFLDEIGDTPKNVQVKLLRVLENGEFFRVGSSKVQTTDVRVIAATNLNLWKLVQDGTFREDLYYRLDTVQIHLPPLRDRQEDIIPIFRKFVQEFSSRYDSVFKGFSDEARELLISYRWPGNIRELRNVAEQLVVLEKSQFIDAERLQKYLKGRQRQGSADNLPMVSDQKESNNQQQQDFDRRDRELVYRALVELRTDISDLKKMLANFMYSTMSNKDIKALPPALQSDLENKDGADVSINLDDYATLGVQSAPKVNEQEVEESEESAMMRFFGGDAIPSIEATEQFLIKQALEKFDGNRRKASETLGISERTLYRKLDQYGLA, from the coding sequence ATGGATCGCGAAGTTTTTCAAGAGCAATTTGGTTTATTAGGCACTTCGAACGAAATGCGCCAAGTGATTGATAAGATCATGCAGGTGGCAAAAACCGACATTAGTGTACTTCTTCAGGGCGAAAGTGGGGTTGGAAAAGATGTAACCGCACGTGCAATTCATGCCCTTTCAGAGCGCAAACGTAATAATCTTATTATTGTAAACTGTGGCGCTATACCAGAAGGGATCATTGAAAGTGAACTATTCGGACATGAAAAAGGAGCCTTTACAGGAGCCAATGAAAGTCGGGAAGGATACTTCGAGAAGGCGAATGGTGGAACCATCTTTTTGGATGAAATCGGTGATACCCCAAAAAATGTTCAAGTAAAGTTATTACGTGTACTTGAAAATGGAGAATTCTTCCGCGTTGGTTCGAGTAAAGTCCAAACTACCGATGTTCGTGTAATTGCCGCTACCAATTTAAACCTTTGGAAGCTTGTACAAGATGGTACCTTCCGTGAAGACCTCTACTATCGCTTAGATACTGTACAAATTCATCTTCCACCCCTACGCGACCGCCAAGAAGATATCATCCCAATATTCAGAAAATTTGTTCAAGAGTTTTCATCTAGGTATGATTCTGTATTCAAAGGCTTTTCTGACGAAGCTCGTGAACTACTTATTTCTTACCGATGGCCGGGAAATATCAGAGAACTTAGGAACGTAGCTGAGCAATTGGTGGTGCTTGAAAAGTCACAGTTCATTGACGCAGAGCGACTTCAAAAGTACTTGAAAGGGCGTCAAAGGCAAGGTTCTGCGGATAACCTCCCGATGGTTTCCGATCAGAAAGAAAGCAACAATCAACAGCAACAGGATTTTGACCGACGCGACCGAGAACTGGTATATCGTGCTTTAGTTGAATTGAGAACTGATATTAGTGACCTTAAAAAGATGCTCGCTAATTTCATGTATTCCACCATGTCCAATAAAGACATTAAAGCACTTCCACCTGCTCTTCAAAGCGACCTCGAAAATAAAGATGGCGCGGATGTTAGTATTAATCTTGATGATTATGCTACCTTAGGTGTGCAAAGTGCTCCTAAAGTAAATGAGCAGGAAGTGGAAGAAAGCGAAGAATCAGCCATGATGCGGTTCTTTGGAGGTGATGCCATACCTTCTATCGAAGCCACAGAGCAATTTCTAATCAAACAAGCACTCGAAAAATTTGATGGGAATAGGCGAAAGGCTTCTGAGACTTTGGGTATCAGTGAACGAACACTCTATAGAAAACTAGATCAATATGGCCTTGCGTAA
- the lptE gene encoding LPS assembly lipoprotein LptE, giving the protein MALRNLLLLTLISLIVSSGCLRYSFTGASIPDGVNSIYIPFFPDRSNSGISDLSDRLNRILVERFINQSKLQLASSEEEADAILDGSIVNYSNRPFSIGGDQQANQNQVQITVKARFLYTAQDEEEWDKNFSGSFTYDPTSDPIAGEQTAADEALEQLANNMFNDAVSNW; this is encoded by the coding sequence ATGGCCTTGCGTAACCTCCTCTTACTCACTCTTATCAGCTTGATAGTAAGCAGCGGTTGTTTACGATATAGTTTCACAGGAGCATCTATACCCGATGGTGTAAACTCAATTTATATCCCATTTTTTCCGGATCGATCTAATAGTGGTATTAGTGATTTAAGTGATCGATTAAACCGGATTTTAGTAGAACGATTTATCAATCAAAGTAAATTACAGTTGGCATCTTCAGAAGAAGAAGCTGATGCCATCCTAGATGGTTCGATTGTAAATTACAGCAATAGACCTTTTAGCATCGGTGGAGATCAACAGGCCAATCAAAATCAGGTACAAATTACGGTAAAAGCCCGTTTTTTATACACTGCTCAGGATGAAGAAGAGTGGGACAAAAATTTCAGTGGTTCATTTACCTACGACCCTACTAGCGATCCCATTGCTGGTGAACAAACAGCCGCAGATGAAGCATTGGAGCAGTTGGCGAATAATATGTTTAACGACGCCGTAAGTAATTGGTAA
- a CDS encoding MBL fold metallo-hydrolase: protein MDIKIFEVGPFAENTYLLIKGDKAILIDPGFAQEPEFQTFKSVLSKSGIELEAIVLTHAHVDHVMGVQRVLKDFDIPVYLNHEDLFLWENFGNQATMFGLNQVGFSFTPEELPKEGIFTVGAFSFECLYTPGHAPDHTALYFKDEQLVIAGDALFKQSIGRTDLYKGDFELLAQSIRTKLYTLPDNTVVYPGHGDSTTIGFEKKHNSFVKGSELPFA from the coding sequence ATGGATATAAAAATATTTGAAGTCGGACCATTTGCTGAAAACACCTATTTGTTAATAAAAGGTGATAAAGCCATTCTTATTGATCCTGGTTTTGCACAAGAACCTGAGTTCCAAACGTTCAAAAGTGTACTCTCAAAATCAGGCATCGAATTAGAAGCTATAGTACTCACTCATGCTCATGTTGATCATGTGATGGGGGTTCAGCGTGTGCTCAAAGATTTCGACATTCCAGTCTATCTCAATCATGAAGATTTATTTCTTTGGGAAAACTTTGGAAATCAAGCCACTATGTTTGGTTTGAACCAAGTTGGCTTTTCTTTTACCCCCGAAGAACTTCCAAAAGAAGGCATATTTACGGTAGGTGCTTTTAGTTTTGAGTGCCTGTACACTCCCGGTCATGCTCCCGACCATACCGCCCTTTATTTCAAAGACGAACAGTTAGTTATAGCAGGTGATGCTTTGTTTAAGCAAAGCATAGGCCGTACAGATTTATACAAAGGCGACTTCGAGTTGCTTGCCCAGTCCATTAGAACGAAGCTATATACGCTTCCTGATAACACGGTTGTATATCCAGGGCATGGTGATTCTACAACTATCGGATTTGAAAAGAAGCACAACTCTTTTGTGAAGGGGTCGGAATTACCCTTTGCTTAG
- the rpmE gene encoding 50S ribosomal protein L31, translating to MKKGIHPDYKEVTVIMSDGTEVVTRSTMNTKDGVYKSEVDSKNHPFYTRGNALTTKAGRIDRFKRMYDAKK from the coding sequence ATGAAAAAAGGTATTCACCCAGATTATAAAGAAGTTACTGTCATCATGAGTGACGGTACTGAGGTAGTTACACGCAGTACTATGAACACTAAAGATGGTGTGTACAAAAGTGAGGTAGATTCAAAGAATCACCCATTCTATACACGCGGTAACGCATTGACAACTAAAGCAGGTCGTATTGATCGCTTTAAGCGTATGTACGACGCTAAGAAGTAA
- a CDS encoding sigma 54-interacting transcriptional regulator, producing MNDDIKDIATLGALKESGWTTQSVKQELRKNMIAAMKKGDPLFPEILGYEKTVIPQLQHAILSMHDMILLGLRGQAKTRILRALVQFLDEYIPVVKGSNVNDDPLNPLSKYAKDLIAEKGDETEIEWLHRSFRYGEKLATPDTTVSDLIGDIDPIKAATQKLDLANENVINFGLIPRTNRGLFVINELPDLQPRIQVALLNIMQERDIQIRGFNVRMPVDVAMAFSANPEDYTNRGSIITPLKDRIDAQIITHYPKEIEIGLGITKQEAWQNREGDIKVHVPDVYRLIIERAAFEARESEYIDQKSGVSTRMTITAMEQLISSAERRAILNNEEETIVRISDVFHMVPALTGKLELVYEGEQEGAISVAKHIIGKAINKTFKTYFPDPQSKSDAVKQKYATITSWFAKGEEVHLPDSLSNKEYQQRLSSVSGLAELVESQIKELEESDLYSWMDLVLEGLHQNSQLSKQDMDDQSLYSDMLGSMFSSISGMSDDDFEDFDT from the coding sequence ATGAATGATGACATCAAGGATATTGCCACATTAGGGGCATTAAAGGAAAGTGGTTGGACTACTCAATCTGTGAAACAGGAATTGAGGAAAAATATGATTGCAGCTATGAAAAAAGGCGATCCTCTTTTTCCTGAAATTCTGGGTTATGAAAAGACCGTTATACCGCAGCTTCAGCACGCAATACTTTCCATGCATGATATGATCTTACTCGGCTTAAGAGGTCAGGCAAAAACAAGGATATTACGTGCGTTGGTTCAGTTTTTGGATGAATATATCCCTGTGGTGAAAGGTTCAAATGTGAATGATGATCCACTAAATCCACTATCGAAATACGCCAAAGATCTTATAGCGGAAAAAGGAGACGAAACTGAAATTGAATGGCTCCATCGTTCATTTAGGTACGGTGAAAAACTAGCCACTCCCGATACAACCGTTTCCGATTTGATAGGAGATATTGATCCCATCAAGGCCGCTACTCAGAAGCTGGATTTAGCCAATGAGAATGTGATTAACTTTGGACTAATACCTCGAACCAATAGGGGACTCTTTGTAATTAATGAACTCCCAGATTTGCAACCACGAATTCAGGTGGCGTTGCTTAACATTATGCAGGAGAGAGATATACAAATTCGCGGTTTCAATGTGCGAATGCCCGTTGATGTAGCTATGGCGTTTTCAGCTAACCCGGAAGATTATACCAATCGTGGGAGTATCATCACTCCGTTGAAGGATAGAATTGATGCACAAATAATCACGCATTACCCAAAAGAAATTGAAATTGGTTTAGGTATCACAAAACAGGAGGCATGGCAGAATAGAGAAGGGGATATTAAAGTTCATGTACCGGATGTATATCGCCTGATTATTGAACGGGCAGCCTTTGAAGCTCGAGAATCAGAATACATTGATCAGAAAAGTGGGGTATCAACACGAATGACGATCACGGCGATGGAACAACTAATATCTTCTGCTGAACGCCGAGCGATCCTAAATAATGAGGAAGAAACCATCGTTCGAATTTCTGATGTGTTCCATATGGTGCCTGCGCTTACTGGTAAACTTGAGTTGGTATATGAAGGAGAGCAGGAAGGAGCCATCAGTGTGGCTAAGCATATTATTGGGAAGGCGATTAATAAGACCTTTAAAACGTATTTCCCAGATCCACAGAGTAAATCAGATGCTGTGAAGCAAAAATACGCTACGATTACTAGCTGGTTTGCAAAAGGGGAAGAAGTGCATTTACCAGACTCACTTTCAAATAAAGAATATCAGCAACGATTGTCTTCAGTGAGTGGACTCGCTGAATTGGTAGAATCGCAAATCAAAGAATTGGAAGAGTCGGATTTATATAGTTGGATGGACTTGGTTTTAGAAGGGTTACATCAAAATTCGCAGCTTAGTAAGCAAGATATGGACGACCAGTCGTTGTACTCAGATATGCTAGGTTCGATGTTCTCGAGCATAAGCGGAATGAGCGACGATGACTTTGAAGATTTTGATACATAA
- a CDS encoding anthranilate synthase component I family protein, translating into MDQKRFYISQQIASLRAFGEVILLESQKKDHPASQRSFIAGKPKAWIKAKGTQIECLRNGEVEIFDRNPFVALQEFYASEKDWIFGYLGYDLKNHIEALSSNNEEVIEAADLFFMVPEVLIEVNETGDMEYLRGEPTSIDKNWYPSDVKLESKNQIKKRSYLKKIYQAKKRIREGEFYEINISHPIQYQFKGDSLDLYNKMEGIGAVPFAAYVYMDEVQICCASPERFIQKRGDKIISQPIKGTIQRKGNDTIADLQRFMNSEKERAENLMIVDLVRNDFSRVAQKGSVKVSKLFEIQTFETVHQMVSTVEAKVDAGVDVFSIIQACFPMGSMTGAPKIASMKAIEELEDYKRGIYSGAIGYIKPDGDFDFNVVIRTALVQGEKLVYPVGGAITSDSDPELEWEETLIKARALTRLLD; encoded by the coding sequence ATGGATCAGAAAAGATTTTACATATCACAACAGATAGCTTCTTTAAGAGCTTTTGGAGAGGTTATACTCTTAGAGTCGCAGAAAAAAGATCATCCAGCTAGCCAACGTTCTTTTATTGCGGGCAAACCCAAGGCGTGGATTAAAGCTAAAGGAACTCAAATTGAATGCTTAAGAAATGGTGAGGTCGAGATATTTGATCGAAATCCATTTGTGGCATTACAGGAGTTTTATGCATCGGAGAAAGACTGGATATTTGGATACCTAGGCTATGATTTAAAAAACCATATCGAAGCACTATCCTCAAATAACGAGGAAGTAATTGAAGCCGCAGATCTGTTTTTCATGGTTCCAGAAGTGTTGATAGAGGTCAATGAAACAGGTGATATGGAATATCTAAGAGGGGAACCTACATCAATAGATAAGAATTGGTATCCATCCGACGTAAAGCTTGAATCCAAAAATCAGATTAAGAAAAGGAGTTATCTCAAAAAAATATACCAAGCGAAAAAGAGAATACGTGAGGGTGAGTTTTATGAAATTAATATATCTCACCCCATTCAATATCAGTTTAAGGGCGATAGCCTAGATCTTTATAACAAAATGGAAGGCATTGGCGCGGTTCCTTTTGCGGCATATGTGTACATGGATGAGGTTCAAATTTGTTGTGCATCGCCAGAGCGGTTTATTCAAAAAAGAGGGGATAAAATAATATCACAGCCTATTAAGGGGACCATTCAGAGAAAAGGAAATGATACCATTGCCGACCTTCAGCGCTTTATGAATTCGGAAAAAGAGCGTGCTGAGAATTTGATGATTGTAGACTTAGTTCGAAATGATTTTTCAAGAGTAGCTCAAAAGGGAAGTGTAAAAGTCTCGAAGCTTTTCGAAATCCAGACCTTTGAAACTGTTCATCAAATGGTATCAACTGTGGAGGCAAAGGTAGATGCCGGTGTGGATGTATTTTCAATTATACAAGCATGTTTCCCAATGGGCTCGATGACAGGCGCTCCTAAAATCGCATCAATGAAAGCCATTGAAGAGCTCGAAGATTATAAGCGAGGCATTTATTCCGGAGCCATAGGTTACATCAAACCCGATGGCGACTTTGATTTCAATGTTGTAATCAGAACAGCACTAGTGCAGGGTGAAAAACTTGTATATCCAGTGGGAGGGGCTATTACCTCCGATTCCGATCCAGAGCTAGAATGGGAGGAAACCTTGATAAAAGCGAGGGCCTTAACCCGATTGCTAGATTAA